The Streptomyces phaeolivaceus genome has a window encoding:
- the crcB gene encoding fluoride efflux transporter CrcB, with protein MPSPDAPVADPVRPTPWHGQAPVVAVVAVGGGIGAGARYAAALLWPTGTTGFPWTTFWVNVVGCFVIGLFMVAITERWTAHRLVRPFFGTGVLGGFTTFSTYAVDIQRLIEEGRPATGLAYLAATLLAALTAVRLAATTAERVVRTSPAPRREKGKRSS; from the coding sequence CTGCCGTCGCCCGACGCCCCCGTCGCCGACCCGGTCCGCCCCACCCCCTGGCACGGTCAGGCGCCCGTCGTCGCGGTCGTCGCCGTCGGCGGGGGGATCGGCGCGGGGGCCCGCTACGCCGCCGCCCTGCTCTGGCCCACCGGCACGACCGGCTTCCCCTGGACCACGTTCTGGGTGAACGTCGTCGGCTGTTTCGTGATCGGCCTCTTCATGGTCGCGATCACGGAGCGATGGACGGCACACCGGCTGGTCCGGCCGTTCTTCGGGACCGGAGTCCTCGGCGGCTTCACCACCTTCTCCACCTACGCCGTCGACATCCAGCGCCTGATCGAGGAGGGCCGCCCCGCCACCGGCCTCGCCTACCTCGCCGCGACCCTCCTCGCCGCTCTCACGGCGGTCCGGCTCGCGGCGACGACGGCGGAGCGCGTCGTGCGCACCTCACCCGCCCCGAGGCGTGAGAAAGGTAAGAGGTCGTCGTGA
- the mptB gene encoding polyprenol phosphomannose-dependent alpha 1,6 mannosyltransferase MptB: MAFPVDLRRCQALGLAGSAFLALGGETAGALPVQELLSPTSGRGALGLVGVYFGVVLLIAAWVLLGKVIRGPEPPTPRALLLVLAVWAAPLLLAPPLFSRDVYSYLAQGAMVDAHMDVYLHGPARLGGPLADEVAPMWRHTATPYGPVFLAMASGLSGLTEGRIPAGLIGMRLIALLGVALMAVALPRLARHSGADPAVALWLGALNPLVLLHLVAGAHNDAMMLGLLGVGLVLAKSRRYLLGVVLVTLAALVKAPAALGLLAVVVMRGRTGRIRTSAACLAVAAATTAVVTALAGTGYGWIAALRTPVSPQNWSPTSVLGRATGTLLHDLGSDLAPLALPAWRAAGLLLTLAVVLYIWLRLRPGPVYALGLSLAVVAALGPAIRPWYALWGLFLIAAAARDTSVQRRVAAASGVLALAVLPSGYPADTEQIVLAVCGGVLAVVVLWQAEQASRAPLLERTA; encoded by the coding sequence ATCGCTTTCCCCGTCGACCTACGCCGCTGCCAGGCGCTCGGCCTGGCCGGATCCGCCTTTCTCGCCCTCGGAGGTGAAACCGCCGGTGCCCTGCCGGTCCAGGAACTGCTCTCGCCGACCTCGGGACGCGGTGCGCTGGGCCTGGTCGGTGTCTACTTCGGCGTCGTCCTGCTGATAGCCGCCTGGGTCCTGCTGGGGAAGGTGATACGCGGCCCGGAGCCCCCGACACCGCGCGCCCTGCTCCTCGTGCTGGCCGTCTGGGCGGCACCGCTGCTGCTCGCGCCCCCGCTGTTCAGCCGGGACGTCTACAGCTATCTCGCCCAGGGCGCCATGGTCGACGCGCACATGGACGTCTACCTGCACGGGCCCGCCCGGCTCGGCGGCCCGCTCGCCGACGAGGTCGCCCCGATGTGGCGGCACACGGCCACCCCGTACGGCCCGGTCTTCCTCGCCATGGCCTCCGGCCTGTCCGGTCTGACGGAGGGGCGGATACCGGCCGGCCTCATCGGGATGCGGCTGATCGCCCTGCTCGGGGTCGCCCTGATGGCCGTCGCGCTGCCCCGCCTCGCCCGGCACAGCGGCGCCGACCCGGCCGTCGCCCTCTGGCTCGGCGCCCTCAACCCGCTGGTGCTGCTGCATCTGGTGGCCGGGGCCCACAACGACGCGATGATGCTGGGCCTGCTGGGCGTCGGACTGGTCCTCGCCAAGAGCCGCCGGTACCTCCTCGGCGTCGTCCTCGTCACCCTCGCCGCCCTGGTCAAGGCACCCGCCGCGCTCGGTCTGCTGGCGGTGGTCGTCATGCGCGGCCGTACCGGACGGATCCGGACGAGCGCGGCCTGCCTCGCCGTCGCGGCGGCCACCACGGCCGTCGTCACCGCCCTGGCCGGCACCGGATACGGCTGGATCGCCGCCCTGCGCACCCCCGTGTCCCCGCAGAACTGGTCGCCCACCAGCGTCCTCGGCCGCGCCACCGGCACCCTTCTCCACGACCTCGGCAGCGACCTGGCCCCCCTCGCCCTCCCGGCCTGGCGCGCGGCCGGACTCCTGCTGACGCTCGCCGTCGTCCTGTACATATGGCTCCGGCTGAGACCCGGCCCGGTGTACGCGCTCGGCCTCAGCCTGGCCGTCGTCGCCGCGCTGGGCCCCGCGATCCGCCCCTGGTACGCCCTGTGGGGCCTGTTCCTCATCGCGGCAGCCGCCCGGGACACCTCCGTGCAGCGCAGGGTCGCCGCCGCCAGCGGGGTGCTCGCGCTCGCCGTCCTGCCGAGCGGCTACCCGGCGGACACCGAGCAGATCGTCCTCGCGGTGTGCGGGGGAGTGCTCGCGGTGGTCGTGCTGTGGCAGGCCGAACAGGCGTCCCGGGCACCGCTCCTGGAGCGCACGGCATGA
- a CDS encoding undecaprenyl-diphosphate phosphatase: MSTISVGQAVVLGAVEGVTEFLPVSSTGHLKITEGLMGIQVEDKAVVGFSAVIQVGAIAAVFVYFRDDIARIGAAWFRGLFDAGRRQERDYRFAWWVIAATVPIVVVGLAARSLIEGPLASLWVVAGSLIVGSGVMWVAEQVGRRRRAEEDTRFRDAMLVGGSQILALLFPGFSRSGATMSTALLLDLDRLAATRLSFFLGIPALTGAGLYELKDALGAGVGAAPLIAGTTVSFVVAYASVAWLLKFVTRHSFQVFVSYRIVVGVLLFGLLGAGGLS; this comes from the coding sequence ATGAGCACCATCAGCGTCGGTCAGGCAGTCGTCCTCGGAGCGGTGGAGGGGGTGACGGAGTTTCTGCCGGTGTCCTCCACCGGGCATCTGAAGATCACCGAAGGTCTGATGGGGATCCAGGTCGAGGACAAAGCCGTCGTCGGGTTCTCGGCGGTCATCCAGGTGGGCGCCATCGCCGCGGTGTTCGTGTACTTCCGCGACGACATCGCGCGGATCGGCGCCGCCTGGTTCCGGGGGCTGTTCGACGCGGGGCGGCGCCAGGAACGCGACTACCGGTTCGCGTGGTGGGTGATCGCCGCGACCGTCCCGATCGTGGTCGTGGGGCTGGCCGCCCGCTCGCTCATCGAGGGGCCGCTCGCCTCGCTGTGGGTGGTGGCCGGTTCACTGATCGTCGGCAGCGGTGTGATGTGGGTCGCGGAACAGGTCGGCCGGCGCAGGCGCGCGGAGGAGGACACCCGGTTCCGGGACGCGATGCTCGTCGGCGGCTCGCAGATCCTCGCCCTGCTGTTCCCCGGCTTCTCCCGCTCCGGCGCCACCATGTCCACCGCGCTCCTGCTCGACCTCGACCGGCTCGCCGCCACCCGGCTCTCCTTCTTCCTCGGCATCCCGGCCCTGACCGGCGCCGGACTCTACGAACTGAAGGACGCCCTCGGCGCGGGGGTGGGCGCGGCCCCGCTGATCGCCGGAACCACCGTGTCCTTCGTGGTCGCGTACGCCTCGGTCGCCTGGCTGCTGAAGTTCGTGACCAGGCACTCCTTCCAGGTGTTCGTCTCCTACCGGATCGTCGTCGGCGTGCTCCTCTTCGGGCTGCTCGGCGCGGGCGGCCTCAGCTGA
- the aspA gene encoding aspartate ammonia-lyase gives MTAAATRREHDLLGDRDVPADAYWGVHTLRATENFPITGTPISAYPHLIDALAAVKEATARANEELGLLAPEKAAAIIEACREIREGKLRDQFVVDVVQGGAGTSTNMNANEVVANRALELLGHAKGQYRYLHPNEDVNLGQSTNDVYPTAVKIATVFAVHGLLRAMAVLQDSFARKAVEFREVLKMGRTQLQDAVPMTLGQEFSAFAVMIDEDRSRLEEAVELIHEINLGATAIGTGLNAPAGYAESARRHLSEITGLPLVTAANLVEATQDCGAFVQMSGVLKRVAVKLSKSCNDLRLLSSGPRAGLNEINLPPVQAGSSIMPGKVNPVIPEVVNQVAFEVIGNDVTITMAAEAGQLQLNAFEPIILHSLSESLTHLRAACLTLAERCVDGITANTEALRASVENSIGLVTALNPHIGYTAATDIAKEALATGRGVAELVQEKGLLPAERLRELLRPEVLAGSGTPPV, from the coding sequence ATGACCGCCGCAGCGACCCGCCGTGAACACGATCTGCTCGGGGACCGCGACGTCCCCGCCGACGCGTACTGGGGCGTCCACACCTTGCGCGCCACGGAGAACTTCCCCATCACCGGCACCCCCATCTCCGCGTACCCCCACCTGATCGACGCCCTGGCCGCCGTCAAGGAGGCCACCGCCCGAGCCAACGAGGAACTCGGCCTGCTCGCCCCGGAGAAGGCCGCCGCGATCATCGAGGCCTGCCGGGAGATCCGCGAAGGCAAGCTGCGCGACCAGTTCGTGGTGGACGTCGTCCAGGGCGGCGCCGGCACCTCGACCAACATGAACGCCAACGAGGTCGTCGCCAACCGGGCGCTGGAGCTGCTGGGTCACGCCAAGGGGCAGTACCGGTACCTGCACCCCAACGAGGACGTCAACCTCGGGCAGTCGACGAACGACGTCTACCCGACCGCCGTCAAGATCGCGACGGTCTTCGCGGTGCACGGCCTGCTCCGGGCCATGGCGGTGTTGCAGGACTCCTTCGCCCGCAAGGCCGTGGAGTTCCGTGAGGTGCTCAAGATGGGCCGCACCCAGCTGCAGGACGCGGTCCCCATGACGCTCGGCCAGGAGTTCTCCGCGTTCGCCGTCATGATCGACGAGGACCGCAGCCGGCTGGAGGAGGCCGTCGAGCTGATCCATGAGATCAACCTCGGCGCCACCGCCATCGGCACCGGCCTCAACGCCCCCGCCGGATACGCCGAGTCGGCGCGCCGCCACCTCTCGGAGATCACCGGACTGCCGCTGGTCACCGCCGCCAACCTGGTCGAGGCCACCCAGGACTGCGGCGCGTTCGTGCAGATGTCGGGCGTGCTCAAGCGCGTCGCCGTCAAGCTCTCCAAGAGCTGCAACGACCTGCGGCTGCTCTCCTCCGGGCCGCGCGCGGGCCTCAACGAGATCAACCTGCCGCCCGTGCAGGCCGGTTCGTCCATCATGCCCGGCAAGGTCAACCCGGTCATCCCCGAGGTCGTCAACCAGGTCGCCTTCGAGGTCATCGGCAACGACGTCACCATCACCATGGCGGCCGAGGCCGGACAGCTCCAGCTCAACGCCTTCGAGCCGATCATCCTGCACTCCCTGTCGGAGTCGCTCACCCATCTGCGGGCCGCCTGCCTGACCCTGGCCGAGCGGTGCGTCGACGGCATCACCGCCAACACCGAGGCGCTGCGCGCGAGCGTGGAGAACTCCATCGGCCTGGTCACCGCCCTCAACCCGCACATCGGCTACACGGCGGCCACCGACATCGCCAAGGAGGCCCTCGCCACCGGCCGGGGCGTCGCCGAACTCGTCCAGGAGAAGGGCCTGTTGCCCGCCGAACGACTCCGTGAACTGCTGCGGCCCGAGGTGCTCGCGGGCAGCGGCACCCCGCCGGTCTGA
- the crcB gene encoding fluoride efflux transporter CrcB, which translates to MNWVLVILGGMIGAPLRYLTDRAVRSRHDTDFPWGTFAVNAGGSFVLGTLTGAVTAGAADSHLQLLLGTGLCGALTTYSTFSYETLRLAQGGARFLAAANAVASVTAGLGAVYVGLAVARALWS; encoded by the coding sequence GTGAACTGGGTGCTCGTCATCCTCGGCGGAATGATCGGCGCGCCCCTGCGCTATCTCACCGACCGCGCGGTGCGGTCCCGCCACGACACGGACTTCCCCTGGGGAACGTTCGCCGTCAACGCCGGCGGATCCTTCGTCCTCGGCACCCTCACCGGCGCCGTGACGGCCGGTGCCGCGGACTCCCACCTGCAACTCCTCCTCGGCACCGGCCTGTGCGGGGCGCTCACCACATACTCGACGTTCTCGTACGAGACGCTGCGGCTGGCGCAGGGCGGTGCCCGTTTCCTCGCCGCCGCCAACGCGGTCGCGAGCGTGACGGCGGGGCTGGGCGCGGTCTACGTGGGCCTGGCGGTGGCTCGGGCCCTGTGGTCCTGA
- a CDS encoding glutaminase, with amino-acid sequence MGTPTFQPVLERIAEESERIPGRGRPASYIPALAARDPRSFGMAVAELDGTVYGVGDWREPFSTQSITKVFTLALDLAREGDALWEHVGREPSGNPFNSLVQLEYEGGIPRNPFINAGALVVTDRLHTRTGDAAGELLAFLRSESGNPDLDFDPQIAASESAHGNRNAALAHFMASYGNIDNPVPALLDQYFRQCSLTASCADLALAAGFLARHGVRADGTRLLTRSQAKQVNAVMLTCGTYDAAGEFAYRVGLPGKSGVGGGIIAVVPGRCTLCVWSPGLDERGNSVAGVAALDRFTTLTGLSVF; translated from the coding sequence ATGGGCACCCCCACCTTCCAGCCGGTCCTGGAACGCATCGCCGAGGAGAGCGAACGGATCCCCGGCCGGGGCCGTCCCGCCAGCTACATCCCGGCGCTCGCGGCCCGCGACCCGCGCAGCTTCGGCATGGCCGTCGCGGAACTCGACGGCACGGTCTACGGCGTGGGCGACTGGCGGGAGCCGTTCTCCACGCAGTCCATCACCAAGGTCTTCACCCTCGCGCTCGATCTGGCGCGCGAGGGCGACGCCCTCTGGGAGCACGTGGGGCGCGAGCCGTCCGGCAACCCGTTCAACTCCCTGGTCCAGCTGGAGTACGAGGGCGGCATCCCGCGCAACCCGTTCATCAACGCGGGCGCCCTCGTCGTCACCGACCGCCTCCACACCCGTACCGGCGACGCGGCCGGTGAACTGCTCGCCTTCCTCCGGTCGGAGAGCGGCAACCCCGACCTGGACTTCGACCCGCAGATCGCCGCCTCCGAGTCGGCGCACGGCAACCGCAACGCGGCCCTCGCCCACTTCATGGCGTCCTACGGCAACATCGACAACCCCGTACCGGCCCTGCTGGACCAGTACTTCCGGCAGTGCTCCCTCACCGCGTCCTGCGCCGATCTCGCCCTGGCTGCCGGGTTCCTGGCCCGGCACGGTGTCCGCGCCGACGGCACCCGGCTGCTGACCCGCAGCCAGGCGAAGCAGGTCAACGCGGTGATGCTCACCTGCGGCACGTACGACGCGGCCGGCGAGTTCGCCTACCGCGTGGGCCTGCCCGGCAAGAGCGGGGTGGGCGGCGGCATCATCGCGGTCGTACCCGGCCGGTGCACGCTCTGTGTGTGGAGTCCGGGGCTGGACGAACGCGGCAACTCGGTCGCGGGGGTGGCGGCCCTGGACCGGTTCACGACCCTGACGGGGCTGTCCGTCTTCTGA
- a CDS encoding ATP-grasp domain-containing protein, which yields MSAARPSLLYVTDLAYPARGRRYCDEDILLTSRLRAEFDIALCHPLDAAALMDGFDAVVVRNSGPVLHYQEAYDAFRLRAKALGTRVYNPLTGRADMTGKRYLLDLTEAGYPVIPTVDRPEDRDRLPDTAAYAVKPKAGADSIGLRFLTGPELADLTWGDVLVQPRVDFRHEVSFYYVDDTFQYALYAPDPDRRWVLEPYEATESDLGFARRFIDWNTLAHGIQRVDACRTREGDLLLVELEDLNPYLSLDRVPEPVQHAFVAAMAASLHTFIGR from the coding sequence GTGTCCGCCGCCCGCCCCAGCCTGCTGTACGTCACCGACCTCGCCTATCCGGCCCGGGGCCGACGTTACTGCGACGAGGACATCCTGCTGACCTCCCGGCTGCGCGCGGAGTTCGACATCGCCCTGTGCCACCCCCTGGACGCGGCGGCCCTGATGGACGGCTTCGACGCGGTCGTGGTCCGCAACAGCGGGCCCGTTCTGCACTACCAGGAGGCGTACGACGCCTTCCGTCTGCGGGCGAAGGCGCTGGGCACCCGCGTCTACAACCCGCTGACCGGCCGTGCGGACATGACCGGCAAGCGGTATCTGCTGGACCTCACCGAAGCCGGGTATCCGGTGATCCCCACGGTCGACCGGCCCGAGGACCGGGACAGGCTGCCCGACACCGCCGCGTACGCGGTCAAGCCGAAGGCGGGCGCGGACTCCATCGGCCTGCGCTTCCTGACCGGCCCCGAGCTGGCGGACCTGACCTGGGGCGACGTCCTGGTCCAGCCGCGTGTCGACTTCCGCCACGAGGTGTCCTTCTACTACGTCGACGACACCTTCCAGTACGCCCTGTACGCGCCCGACCCCGACCGCCGCTGGGTCCTGGAGCCCTACGAGGCCACGGAGTCCGACCTCGGCTTCGCCCGCCGTTTCATCGACTGGAACACCCTCGCCCACGGCATCCAGCGGGTGGACGCCTGCCGTACCCGGGAGGGCGATCTCCTGCTGGTCGAGCTGGAGGACCTCAACCCGTATCTGTCCCTGGACCGCGTCCCCGAGCCGGTCCAGCACGCCTTCGTCGCCGCCATGGCCGCCTCGCTGCACACGTTCATCGGCCGCTGA
- a CDS encoding amino acid permease yields MSEQSLDKDVAQAGQRAAHVDAGDAGYSKSLKSRHVNMIAIGGAIGTGLFLGAGGRLVDAGPSLFIAYAVCGVFAFLVVRALGELVLYRPSSGAFVSYAREFLGEKGAYTAGWMYFLNWATTGIADITAVALYTHYWGMFSDIPQWVIALVALAVVLAVNLISVKMFGELEFWFAIIKVSALVIFMVIGIFLLVTQQPVDGHTPGLSLITDNGGIFPNGLLPMLLIIQGVVFAYASVELVGVAAGETENPEKIMPKAINSIMWRVGLFYVGSVLLLAMLLPWSSYKAGESPFVTVLSNIGVPAAGGIMNLVVMTAALSSLNSGLYSTGRILRSMAMAGSAPKFTGVMSRSQVPYGGILLTSGICVLGVGLNFVVPADAFEIVLNFAAIGIICTWGMIMICHLVFWQKTEKGELTRPSYRLPGSPWTELVTLFFLASVLVLMYADGGAGRTTVLCLPLIVLALVLGWFGVRRRVAEQSAGVKK; encoded by the coding sequence GTGAGCGAGCAGTCCCTCGACAAAGACGTCGCACAGGCCGGGCAGCGCGCGGCCCACGTCGACGCCGGAGACGCCGGCTACAGCAAGTCCCTGAAGTCCCGCCACGTCAATATGATCGCCATCGGCGGCGCGATCGGCACCGGCCTCTTCCTCGGCGCCGGCGGCCGTCTCGTCGACGCCGGCCCGTCCCTGTTCATCGCGTACGCGGTCTGCGGAGTCTTCGCCTTCCTCGTCGTCCGCGCCCTCGGCGAACTGGTCCTCTACCGGCCCTCCTCCGGTGCCTTCGTGTCCTACGCCCGGGAGTTCCTCGGCGAGAAGGGCGCGTACACGGCCGGCTGGATGTACTTCCTGAACTGGGCCACCACCGGTATCGCCGACATCACCGCGGTCGCCCTCTACACCCACTACTGGGGCATGTTCTCCGACATCCCCCAGTGGGTGATCGCGCTCGTCGCGCTCGCCGTCGTCCTCGCCGTGAACCTGATCTCGGTGAAGATGTTCGGCGAACTGGAGTTCTGGTTCGCGATCATCAAGGTCAGCGCGCTCGTGATCTTCATGGTGATCGGCATCTTCCTGCTCGTCACCCAGCAGCCCGTCGACGGCCACACCCCCGGCCTGTCGCTGATCACCGACAACGGCGGCATCTTCCCCAACGGCCTGCTGCCCATGCTGCTGATCATCCAGGGCGTCGTCTTCGCCTACGCCTCCGTCGAACTCGTCGGCGTCGCGGCGGGAGAGACCGAGAACCCCGAGAAGATCATGCCGAAGGCGATCAACTCGATCATGTGGCGCGTCGGTCTGTTCTACGTCGGCTCCGTCCTGCTCCTCGCGATGCTGCTGCCCTGGTCCTCGTACAAGGCCGGCGAGAGCCCCTTCGTCACCGTGCTCTCCAACATCGGCGTCCCGGCGGCCGGCGGCATCATGAACCTGGTCGTGATGACCGCGGCCCTGTCCTCGCTCAACTCGGGTCTGTACTCCACCGGCCGCATCCTGCGCTCGATGGCGATGGCGGGCTCCGCCCCGAAGTTCACCGGAGTGATGAGCCGCAGCCAGGTCCCGTACGGCGGAATCCTGCTCACCAGCGGTATCTGTGTCCTGGGCGTCGGGCTGAACTTCGTGGTCCCGGCCGACGCGTTCGAGATCGTGCTCAACTTCGCCGCGATCGGCATCATCTGCACCTGGGGCATGATCATGATCTGTCACCTGGTCTTCTGGCAGAAGACCGAGAAGGGCGAGCTGACCCGGCCGAGCTACCGGCTGCCGGGCTCCCCGTGGACCGAGCTGGTGACGCTGTTCTTCCTGGCGTCGGTGCTGGTCCTGATGTACGCGGACGGCGGCGCGGGCCGCACGACCGTGCTGTGCCTCCCCCTGATCGTACTGGCGCTGGTGCTCGGCTGGTTCGGCGTACGTCGCCGGGTCGCCGAGCAGTCGGCCGGAGTCAAGAAGTGA
- a CDS encoding asparaginase codes for MYDPTTTGAAAIPASPVAAAPAIREPLHAPVAHLVRGGVIEGIHYGSVVVLGADGEVELQLGDIEAAFYPRSALKPVQAVAMLRAGLPLDGDLLSLAAASHSGEERHLAGARRILELAGAAEDDLRNVPDLPYDPAVRDEWIREGRQPSRLAQNCSGKHAAMLYTCKLNGWSLEDYLDPAHPLQQAIAEIVEDLTGQAIAQVTVDGCGAPLFSVSLHGLARALARITTATVGTPERTVADAMRDHAEMASGAGRDVAELMRAVPGLLTKDGFEGVQVAALPDGRAVAVKIADGANRARVPVAAAALVRAGVEPEALASFSGEVLLGGGREVGRVSAVRALDPMPRLP; via the coding sequence ATGTACGACCCCACGACCACCGGCGCCGCGGCGATCCCTGCGTCTCCGGTGGCCGCGGCCCCCGCGATCCGGGAACCGCTGCACGCCCCCGTCGCCCACCTCGTACGCGGAGGTGTCATCGAGGGCATCCACTACGGCTCCGTCGTGGTGCTGGGGGCCGACGGGGAGGTGGAACTCCAACTCGGCGACATCGAGGCGGCGTTCTACCCCCGGTCGGCGCTCAAGCCGGTCCAGGCCGTGGCGATGCTGCGCGCCGGACTGCCCCTGGACGGCGACCTGCTGTCCCTGGCGGCGGCCAGTCACTCCGGCGAGGAACGCCACCTCGCCGGGGCCCGGCGGATCCTGGAACTGGCCGGGGCCGCCGAGGACGATCTGCGCAACGTCCCCGACCTGCCGTACGACCCGGCCGTCCGGGACGAGTGGATACGCGAGGGGAGGCAGCCCTCCCGTCTCGCGCAGAACTGCTCCGGCAAGCACGCGGCCATGCTGTACACCTGCAAGCTCAACGGCTGGTCCCTGGAGGACTATCTCGACCCGGCCCACCCCTTGCAGCAGGCCATCGCCGAGATCGTCGAGGACCTCACCGGGCAGGCCATCGCCCAGGTGACCGTCGACGGCTGCGGCGCCCCGCTCTTCTCCGTCTCCCTGCACGGTCTGGCCCGTGCCCTCGCCCGGATCACCACCGCCACCGTGGGCACGCCCGAGCGGACGGTCGCCGACGCGATGCGCGACCACGCCGAGATGGCGTCCGGCGCGGGGCGCGATGTGGCCGAGCTGATGCGGGCCGTGCCGGGGCTGCTCACCAAGGACGGCTTCGAGGGAGTCCAGGTCGCCGCGCTCCCCGACGGGCGGGCCGTCGCCGTGAAGATCGCGGACGGGGCGAACCGGGCGCGGGTGCCGGTCGCTGCCGCGGCGCTTGTGCGGGCGGGGGTCGAGCCCGAGGCTCTCGCCTCGTTCTCGGGTGAGGTGTTGCTCGGGGGAGGGCGGGAGGTCGGTCGGGTCAGCGCGGTGCGGGCGCTGGACCCGATGCCGCGGCTGCCCTGA
- a CDS encoding FadR/GntR family transcriptional regulator has translation MNLSDSQTGGSAPRRVSAMEAVLTHLRDAIERGKYAIGDKLPSEAELCRQLEVSRPVLREALRALQVMGLTQSRTGKGTFVIANAVEDPTFGDYAASDLLEVRRHVEIPVAGYAAARRTPENLDHLAHLLDRMERETDTTAWVAMDTLFHLAVAEAAQNPVFRRVIEEIRDALARQSAFLNELGGRREQSNREHRAIVEALIDGSEHDAVEAMSHHLDRVETTLTDIVRSPRTESTTEGGRET, from the coding sequence GTGAACCTGTCAGACAGCCAGACAGGTGGTTCGGCACCCCGGCGCGTCAGCGCCATGGAAGCGGTGCTCACCCACCTCCGCGACGCCATCGAGCGCGGCAAGTACGCCATCGGGGACAAGCTCCCCTCGGAGGCGGAGCTGTGCCGGCAGCTCGAAGTGAGCCGTCCGGTGCTCCGTGAGGCGCTGCGCGCGCTCCAGGTGATGGGCCTGACCCAGTCCCGTACCGGCAAGGGCACCTTCGTGATCGCGAACGCCGTCGAGGACCCCACCTTCGGCGACTACGCGGCCAGTGATCTGCTGGAGGTCCGCCGCCATGTGGAGATCCCGGTCGCCGGGTACGCGGCGGCGCGCCGCACCCCGGAGAACCTGGACCACCTGGCCCATCTCCTGGACCGGATGGAGCGGGAGACCGACACCACCGCCTGGGTCGCGATGGACACCCTCTTCCACCTGGCCGTGGCCGAGGCCGCCCAGAACCCGGTGTTCCGCCGGGTGATCGAGGAGATCCGGGACGCGCTGGCCCGCCAGTCGGCCTTCCTCAACGAGCTGGGCGGCCGGCGCGAGCAGTCCAACCGCGAGCACCGGGCCATCGTCGAGGCGCTGATCGACGGTTCCGAACACGACGCGGTGGAGGCCATGTCCCACCACCTCGACCGCGTCGAGACCACCCTCACCGACATCGTGCGTTCCCCCCGCACGGAAAGCACCACGGAAGGCGGACGCGAGACGTGA
- a CDS encoding SMP-30/gluconolactonase/LRE family protein, with translation MTGVAGRTGARGAGLVAEAFVGIGGRGPEDVIADGRGRVLTGVEDGRVLRVDGLEEPGRARVETLADTGGRPLGLELLPDGDLLVGDAKRGLLRVTTGDGTVRVLADAVDGERLRFCSNVVALCDGTVCFTVSSRRYPLDRWIGDIVEHTGTGRLLRLAPGEGAPEVVLEGLQFANGLAPSADESFLVVAETGARRLTRVHLTGPLAGTSEPFVEDLPGTPDNLWRDPDSGLIWVALAGPRIAALDRLHRASPAVRSAASRVAVRAPFRPLGFAGVVAVDDEGHVVHTLVDRRSRFRMVTSACVADGRLILGSLWERGIAVCELPGKPG, from the coding sequence ATGACGGGCGTGGCGGGCAGGACGGGTGCGCGGGGCGCCGGACTCGTGGCGGAGGCGTTCGTCGGGATCGGCGGGCGCGGGCCCGAGGATGTGATCGCCGACGGGCGTGGGCGGGTGCTGACCGGTGTCGAGGACGGCCGGGTCCTGCGGGTGGACGGGCTGGAGGAGCCGGGGCGGGCCCGGGTCGAGACGCTCGCCGACACCGGTGGCAGGCCGCTGGGCCTTGAACTCCTTCCGGACGGCGACCTGTTGGTGGGTGACGCCAAGCGGGGGCTGCTGCGGGTCACGACCGGGGACGGGACCGTGCGGGTGCTCGCCGACGCGGTGGACGGTGAGCGGCTGCGGTTCTGCAGCAATGTCGTGGCGCTCTGCGACGGGACGGTCTGCTTCACCGTCTCCAGCCGCCGGTACCCCCTCGACCGGTGGATCGGCGACATCGTCGAACACACCGGCACCGGACGGCTGTTGCGCCTGGCGCCGGGGGAGGGTGCGCCCGAAGTCGTCCTGGAGGGGCTCCAGTTCGCCAACGGCCTCGCGCCCTCCGCCGACGAGTCGTTCCTCGTGGTCGCGGAGACCGGCGCCCGCCGCCTCACCCGCGTCCACCTCACCGGACCACTGGCCGGGACGAGCGAACCCTTCGTGGAGGATCTGCCGGGCACCCCCGACAACCTGTGGCGCGACCCCGACAGCGGTCTGATCTGGGTGGCGCTGGCCGGCCCGCGCATCGCCGCCCTCGACCGTCTCCACCGCGCGAGCCCGGCCGTACGGAGCGCCGCGAGCCGGGTGGCGGTACGGGCGCCCTTCCGGCCGCTCGGATTCGCCGGGGTGGTGGCGGTCGACGACGAGGGGCATGTCGTCCACACCCTCGTCGACCGCCGCTCCCGGTTCCGTATGGTCACGAGCGCCTGCGTCGCCGACGGCCGGCTGATCCTAGGGAGCCTGTGGGAGCGGGGCATCGCGGTGTGCGAGCTGCCGGGGAAGCCGGGCTGA